The Diachasmimorpha longicaudata isolate KC_UGA_2023 chromosome 14, iyDiaLong2, whole genome shotgun sequence genome includes a region encoding these proteins:
- the LOC135169365 gene encoding uncharacterized protein LOC135169365, translated as MTIPRLELTAALLLTQLVESTYEMLQLDQNQVETYLWSDSSVTLAWIRSSASGWKDFVHNRVIKIQETLPTAIWRHVSGKENPSDCASRGISPNELADHPLWWSAPSWINQDPEDWPQSTIDASKMDTPEVAKEAKPVPAHPARMKISKVAELLNRYSSMAKLLAVTATINRAIDRFSRRPTAPGPVLTTSELNEARVFWVKVTQVQYFESAFRLLQRDHQLPRSHQLAKLTPTLDDQVIMRLRGRLKNAHLSPEEIHAIILPRQSRFTTLVIAEAHQRNQHGGTQLTLAYTRQKYWIVGGRGTVRAYILRCAICTRHRGRQAQQQMGQLPSTRISPARAFLHTGVDYAGPFPILKWRPTNAQPGIVHIAVFVCFTTSAVHLELVNRQTTEAFIGAYKRFTGRRGIPAVMYSNNATTFTGAAEVLEQLYHQESRENQHVQAVLATHGTQWNFIPPRAPHFGGKWEAAVKSVKYHLKRILGPSTLTYEELNSVIIQIEACLNSKPICPMSDDPEDLQVLTLGHFLLGEPLQLVPEPSLLQKPSRSYRDGI; from the coding sequence ATGACCATACCCAGACTAGAGCTCACAGCAGCTCTACTCTTAACCCAGCTAGTGGAATCAACATATGAGATGCTTCAACTAGACCAGAATCAGGTAGAAACCTATCTCTGGTCAGACTCATCAGTTACACTAGCCTGGATCAGAAGCTCAGCCTCAGGATGGAAGGATTTCGTCCATAATAGGGTCATCAAAATACAGGAAACGCTACCAACGGCCATATGGAGACACGTCAGTGGCAAGGAAAACCCGTCTGACTGTGCCTCAAGAGGAATCTCACCAAATGAATTAGCAGATCATCCACTCTGGTGGTCAGCACCAAGCTGGATCAATCAGGATCCAGAAGACTGGCCTCAATCAACAATAGACGCATCTAAAATGGATACTCCAGAGGTGGCCAAGGAAGCAAAACCAGTACCAGCTCATCCAGCGAGGATGAAAATCAGCAAAGTAGCAGAACTTCTCAACAGATACAGTTCAATGGCCAAACTGTTAGCAGTAACAGCGACTATCAACAGAGCAATAGACAGATTCAGCCGGCGCCCAACGGCCCCGGGACCTGTCCTGACAACTAGTGAACTAAACGAAGCAAGAGTATTCTGGGTTAAGGTAACACAAGTTCAATATTTCGAATCAGCTTTTAGACTTTTGCAGAGAGATCATCAGTTACCAAGAAGTCATCAGCTAGCTAAGCTAACACCAACTCTAGACGACCAAGTCATCATGAGACTAAGAGGTCGCCTCAAAAACGCTCACCTCAGTCCAGAGGAAATACATGCGATAATCCTACCCAGACAGTCTAGGTTCACCACATTGGTCATTGCCGAAGCTCACCAGAGAAACCAACATGGAGGTACTCAACTGACTCTAGCCTATACGAGACAAAAATATTGGATCGTAGGAGGCAGAGGTACTGTCAGAGCATACATCTTACGCTGCGCCATCTGCACCCGTCATCGAGGAAGACAAGCTCAACAGCAGATGGGTCAACTGCCATCAACAAGGATTTCACCAGCCAGGGCATTTCTCCACACAGGAGTGGATTATGCAGGTCCATTCCCGATCCTGAAGTGGAGGCCAACAAATGCACAACCAGGAATAGTGCATATAGCAGTATTTGTGTGCTTCACCACGTCAGCAGTTCACCTAGAGCTCGTCAACAGGCAGACAACAGAGGCTTTCATCGGCGCCTACAAAAGGTTCACGGGAAGACGTGGCATTCCAGCAGTCATGTATAGTAACAATGCCACCACCTTCACAGGAGCAGCAGAGGTCCTAGAACAGCTCTATCACCAGGAGTCGAGAGAGAACCAACATGTCCAGGCTGTCCTCGCAACCCATGGAACTCAGTGGAACTTCATTCCACCAAGAGCACCACACTTTGGTGGTAAATGGGAGGCAGCCGTGAAATCAGTGAAATATCACCTAAAGAGGATACTAGGACCATCAACACTCACATACGAAGAGCTCAACAGCGTGATCATCCAAATAGAAGCATGCCTCAACTCCAAACCAATCTGTCCAATGTCAGATGATCCAGAAGATCTCCAAGTGCTCACTCTAGGACACTTCCTGCTAGGAGAGCCCCTTCAACTCGTACCAGAACCGTCTCTTCTCCAGAAACCCAGCAGAAGCTACAGAGATGGAATCTAG